A region from the Acyrthosiphon pisum isolate AL4f chromosome A1, pea_aphid_22Mar2018_4r6ur, whole genome shotgun sequence genome encodes:
- the LOC100574863 gene encoding telomerase-binding protein EST1A produces the protein MANLDGDLSRMSIGDDSSNKFGRKDKFPREVEIYRPGSGPLKRSGNSRQDVDDDDKRSGFDRDHESSKKSDFIPNKHFENPSRKKENFPRGQKMNGVAADNYSTFNLKRKQQKKTQLFYEPPNEWSSDKRPDRPRVNFVNPNDSKGDDDNNWRAHKAPNIVIVPKVVKKIDEKPAISEKIITPSDIIPTMIINTRVNTVQNIPDKSHGFGNKKREEKKVPCKPISSAVLMNYEKLPPRLRRKFCDDYHISMEEVEALLTNGLLPQDEHNKQNSSYQSRSQTLPPRSIGKGRFNEPQRHEQGFYRTNSNQLPPKTETRRQQSAVVNTVNSSTESSRRAADIPTKAYNSHHESKTVDHNTRIDTENNHSVNIKQPIESAVLLPSGTINWAEEVERAENMSKVAEDSKKEVERLETVEKTLSSPRDRKQRKSVSKDRNCINTLPLRDQPSSSTRSNWHSQSNDNSDSLNSNGGNWRKEKPKSNRNCSNDRSRTRSRNRKNRNNSEKSASHKPENIGGIIKLPPNVNVNSTDSKSLSLSGYLKQTITTTTTQSSYPAKQLFNPNNPNKPIVISPKQQNVRAGYPPANIEPHHAKEHFPMNINNTNAQQYSGAHYGSAPPAWYDPYTESYRASIYPVLLLDIKKADSIIGNLVFEPNMLQNWPIINSCREFLKDSLKELLKSDMKFCQRENIETHFWKILYHNIIEHLKKLINEDSPELVKDYTTLLMNLIEEGMKYMNDLLKLLEKHYNFNLDDYVSLTCLSTKKLGNIGLALISSQKLYISLGDLARYKDIMNHSTNYVIAKQWYTKANQINPKNGRPYNQLALLAVYEKRKLDAVYFYMRSLMASNPFQSAKDSLLSLFEEYRRKYEMTDRKRLEDRERREREKAKEKESSMSSKEKYSKRRKEIWIHPDGSKRSHRTTSSTEPNQDIDEEELSKLSQSEVNKRFIVSFLHVHGKLFTKVGMESFQDTALQMLREFRKLLSNTPIPIIPTRFLQYLALNMFSIEYSRPKETHVEQGYWSTVHECALAMSLQMFSLIVDRCNQLLKDILNKDDGSTAKQLIGGDIDFLLPPIKVWCDWLLCNSKVWNPPPSCSDYKLSGTGDCWCRLASLVNNLEKFQEHYKLVLNEPDESDPSLRQQLKLPEDSMFSGFTPIIGYELKPTFISTTSDRVLSELTHRVNCILFFGTEFLCGTEPPVFKLHKTDTGASEYISVVETASPKDDSEDEEMCFESWIDEENDLKSRPSEDKSISELQAKPISNEIQKLLSRKEELEQKQRNEELRQKRVQEILKQASYCIEIEIKPHYVVPDTNCFIDYLPQLEKLIYSLSHAQEHTCTLMIPTVVLIELEGLAKGGWVRDTVCDAAKQALKLLKNIDSAVVKFVTTKGSSFKSTTCFEEENNFVGNNDDKILATCLSLCKNNSQPPIDNSPVEGEPKKIFRDVVLLTEDRNLRVKALSSDMPVRAVMDFINWLNFISS, from the exons ATGGCCAATCTTGATGGAGATCTGTCGCGTATGTCCATAG gCGATGATTCGAGTAATAAATTTGGAAGGAAGGACAAGTTCCCGAGAGAAGTAGAAATCTATAGGCCTGGAAGTGGACCATTAAAACGAAGTGGTAATTCTCGCCAAGATGTTGATGATGATGACAAACGGTCTGGATTTGATCGTGACCATGAATCATCTAAAAAGAGTGATTTTATaccaaataaacattttgaaaatccaagtagaaaaaaagaaaattttccaAGAGGTCAAAAGATGAATGGCGTGGCAGCTGATAATTACAGTACTTTCAATTTAAAAAGGAAACAGCAAAAGAAAACACAACTATTCTATGAGCCGCCTAATGAATGGAGCAGTGATAAGCGACCAGATCGACCTCGAGTAAACTTTGTAAATCCCAACGATTCCAAaggtgatgatgataataattggaGAGCACATAAAGCACCTAATATAGTGATTGTTCCTAAAgtggttaaaaaaattgatgaaaaaccagctatttcagaaaaaatcataactccaagtgatattatacctaccatgaTTATTAATACACGTGTTAATACAGTACAAAATATCCCAGATAAATCACATGGTTTTGGTAATAAGAAACGAGAAGAAAAGAAAGTGCCTTGTAAACCAATAAGTAGTGCTGTTTTAATGAACTATGAAAAATTGCCTCCTAGATTGCGAAGAAAATTTTGTGATGATTATCATATCTCTATGGAGGAAGTAGAAGCATTGTTAACAAATGGATTACTGCCTCAAGATGAGCATAATAAACAAAACAGTTCATATCAATCTAGAAGTCAAACATTACCTCCAAGAAGTATCGGCAAGGGTCGATTTAATGAACCACAAAGACATGAACAGGGATTTTATAGGACTAATTCTAATCAACTGCCACCAAAGACTGAAACGAGAAGACAGCAATCCGCAGTTGTTAATACTGTTAATAGTTCAACTGAATCGAGCAGACGAGCTGCTGATATACCTACTAAAGCTTATAATAGTCATCATGAATCTAAAACTGTAGATCACAATACTAGGATTGATACTGAAAACAATCATTCTGTTAATATAAAGCAGCCTATAGAAAGTGCAGTTTTACTCCCTAGTGGTACAATC aaTTGGGCTGAAGAAGTAGAACGAGCAGAAAACATGTCCAAAGTTGCAGAAGATTCAAAAAAGGAAGTTGAGAGATTAGAAACTGTTGAAAAAACATTAAGTTCTCCTAGAGATAGAAAACAGAGAAA gaGTGTCAGTAAGGAtagaaattgtataaatacattaccTCTACGTGACCAACCATCTAGCAGTACTCGCTCTAACTGGCATTCTCAAAGTAATGATAATTCTGATAGCTTAAATAGTAATGGTGGAAACTGGAGAAAAGAAAAACCTAAATCTAATAGAAATTGTAGTAATGACCGATCAAGGACTCGTTCACGAAATCGTAAAAACAG AAATAACAGTGAAAAATCTGCATCACATAAACCTGAAAATATTGGTGGTATTATAAAACTACCCCCTAATGTGAATGTGAATTCCACTGATAGCAAGTCACTTAGTCTTAGTGGTTATTTGAAACAGACTATTACGACCACAACTACACAATCTTCATATCCggcaaaacaattatttaatcctAATAACCCGAATAAACCTATAGTGATATCTCCTAAACAACAAAATGTCAGAGCAGGTTATCCGCCTGCTAATATAGAACCACATCATGCTAAAGAACATTTtccaatgaatattaataatacaaatgctCAACAATACTCAGGTGCACATTATGGTAGTGCACCACCCGCTTGGTATGATCCATACACAGAAAG ttacCGTGCCTCAATCTATCCAGTTTTGTTATTGGATATAAAAAAAGCGGATTCTATTATAGGAAATTTAGTTTTTGAACCAAATATGCTTCAAAATTGGCCAATAATCAATTCATGCAG ggAGTTTTTAAAAGATTCATTAAAAgagcttttaaaatcagacatgAAATTTTGCCAAAGAGAAAATATTGAAACACACTTTTGGAAAATACTTtaccacaatattattgaacatctaaaaaaacttataaatgaAGACTCGCCAGAATTAGTAAAAGACTATACCACATTGCTAATGAATTTAATAGAAGAA ggtATGAAGTATATGAATGAccttttaaaactattggaaaaacattataatttcaatttggaTGATTATGTATCTTTGACATGCCTGTCTACAAAAAAACTTGGAAATATTGGTCTTGCTTTAATATCTTcgcaaaaattatacatttcgtTAGGAGACTTGGCAAGGTATAAAGATATCATGAATCATAGCACTAATTATGTTATTGCCAAACA ATGGTATACCAAAGCCAACCAAATAAATCCTAAAAATGGTCGGCCCTACAATCAGTTAGCGCTACTAGCTGTGTATGAAAAACGAAAACTTGAtgcagtatatttttatatgagaAGTTTGATGGCTTCAAATCCTTTTCAGTCAGCAAAAGATAGCTTATTATCTTTGTTCGAAGAATATAGAAGAAAG taTGAAATGACTGATAGAAAACGTTTAGAAGATAGGGAAAGACGTGAACGTGAAAAAGCTAAAGAAAAAGAGAGTTCCATGTCGTCAAAAGAAAAATACAGTAAAAGAAGGAAAGAAATATGGATACACCCAGATGGCAGTAAACGATCTCATAGAACAACATCATCCACTGAACCAAATCAAGACATTGATGAGGAAGAACTATCAAAACTGTCTCAGTCTGAA GTTAATAAAAGGTTCATTGTAAGTTTTCTACATGTTCATGGGAAGCTGTTTACTAAAGTTGG tatggaGAGTTTTCAAGATACTGCACTACAAATGTTAAGGGaatttcgtaaattattatcaaatacaccAATACCAATCATACCTACAAGGTTTTTGCAGTATTTGGCTTTGAACATGTTTTCAATTGAATATAGTCGTCCAAAAG aaACACACGTAGAACAAGGATATTGGTCCACAGTTCATGAGTGTGCATTGGCAATGTCATTACAAATGTTTAGTCTGATTGTTGACCGATGTAATCAACTTTTGAAAGATATCTTAAATAAAGATGATGGGTCTACAGCTAAACAGTTGATTGGTGGTGACATAGACTTTCTGTTACCGCCCATTAAA gTATGGTGTGATTGGCTTCTATGCAATTCTAAAGTATGGAATCCACCTCCATCATGTTCGGATTATAAACTCTC tgggACTGGAGATTGTTGGTGTCGATTAGCTTCATTGGTAAACAATTTGGAAAAATTCCAAGAgcattataaattagttttgaaTGAGCCTGATGAAAGTGATCCAA gtCTAAGACAACAACTTAAATTGCCTGAAGATTCTATGTTTAGTGGTTTTACACCAATAATTGGTTATGAGCTAAAACCTAcatttatttcaactacttcAGATAGA gtCCTGTCTGAGCTAACTCATAGAGTGAATTGTATATTGTTCTTTGGAACAGAATTTTTGTGTGGAACTGAGCCACctgtatttaaattacataaaaccgATACTGGAGCAAGTGAATATATTTCTGTTGTTGAAACAGCTAGCCCCAAAGAcgat agtGAAGACGAGGAAATGTGTTTTGAAAGTTGGATTGATGAGGAAAATGATTTGAAATCAAGACCATCTGAAGACAAATCCATATCCGAGTTACAGGCTAAACCAATCTCAAATGAAATACAAAAGCTTCTAAGTAGAAAAGAAGAATTGGAACAGAAACAACGGAACGAAGAACTGAGACAAAAACGTGTACAA GAGATATTGAAACAAGCATCGTAttgtattgaaattgaaatcaaGCCACATTATGTAGTTCCAGACACCAActgttttattgattatttgccACAACTagagaaattaatatattctttatcGCACGCACAAGAACACACGTGTACTCTAATGATTCCCACAGTTG taCTAATTGAATTAGAAGGATTGGCCAAAGGTGGATGGGTCAGAGATACAGTGTGCGATGCTGCTAAACAGgcgttaaaattattaaaaaacattgattCGGCTGTAGTTAAATTTGTGACAACCAAAGGGTCAAGTTTTAAATCGACAACATGTTTTGAAgaagaaaacaatttt gtgggaaataatgatgataaaatattggCAACTTGTTTAAGTCTATGTAAGAACAATTCTCAACCACCTATAGATAATTCACCAGTAGAAG GAGagcctaaaaaaatatttagagatGTTGTGTTGCTGACAGAGGATCGAAATTTAAGAGTTAAAGCTCTCTCGTCAGACATGCCCGTAAGGGCAGTAATGGATTTCATAAACTGGTTGAACTTCATTAGTAGTTGA